The Leguminivora glycinivorella isolate SPB_JAAS2020 chromosome 7, LegGlyc_1.1, whole genome shotgun sequence genomic interval gtggcaaattttgtttaacctacgtgccttggaacccttgcaacgcccaagattccacattctgaatcgttcgctacgctcgcggttcaatatttgaatctttcgcttgcttgggTATCAATTTTCTTGCACGTGCGATTAAACAagtactttgcccccttgtaaaacaaataactattataagttaGGTAAAACGAGCTAGCATTTTTACTTGACTTTTATTATTGGCTTAAAATCTGTTTGACTTACAATGTATAAagatcaaaaaatattaggtacgGTCCAAGGTAcataatatacctaaatatacagTATTCGACGACCGGCTTTGGTAGTGCTCCTGCctactaagccgcggtcctgggttcgaatcccggtaagggcatttattagtgtgatgtgTGTgggcactatttgtaagtacgatagggacggcctgatgttttataattttcccctcactagctcggaaacacgtgttttgtcctttaataccagcgggtaaaaacgcattttatccactagtgggtaaagtaatttgaccttgagttaaagtcaaattaactgatgtaaaattgataaaagtaggtgaatctagtaataaagatgatttaccacctgtggaactactggaagcagtgataaatgcattttttgcgttgtagtttcctcgctatagtgaggggaaaagttttgtgttacactcgggtgcaaatgtattttacttctcgtgtgttaaaaaactcgcaagttcaggattctattctcgaaccactcgcttcgctcgtggttcaactatagaatcctttcacttgctcgtttttcaattccacactcggcgttaaaatacaactttgcccccttgtataacaaataactattatcgcgcgaccatgcttgcctgccaggtcgcgcaaattagaaGCGAATTCActgagagatggcgctatacctaTTCTAGTCAAGTCTTTAAAGTTACATGaagtattgaaagtttgtacggatacggaaccctcggtgggcgagtccgactcgaacttggccggttttttattatacaAATACAAGCCAACTACACCGTTTATTTACCCTcgcaatacatacataatagtacattgtacgAGATTATATGCACAGTGGTCAGAAGCATGTCCGTGACAGTCCCAAAAGAACCCGAGAAGCCATCGGTCAAAACTTCGGTTCCTGGACCCAAGTCCCTGCAGCTGTTGAGTGAACTGAACAGTATACAGGTATGCTTTTACGATATTTTGTCATCTCTGTAATGAACTTTGGAATATTTTTAAGTGGGTATGTTCTGCATCTGTACGGATCCTGACGGTAAGTTATTAGTGGCAACGCTTACTTTCCAGTTGTCCAAGAGTTAATCAGCATAGCAAGATCTCTCACAATTAGCATAGATCATGCTAAGTTCTTAATTCtatatttctatatttttttgttccaGCAAGCTCAATCTGTGCAGTTGTTTGGCGACTATGATAACTGTACTGGAAATTACTTCGTGGACGCGGACGGAAATCAGTTTCTGGACGTCTTTACCCAAATATCGTCGTCTCCCTTAGGATACAACCACCCAGCACTGCTGGCAGCTTATGCAAATAGTCATGCGcttgtaagtaggtacctcCTCTTATTTTTCGTGACTGTCAATTTTAGTCGATCTTCAGGCAAATCGCGAGCTCAATGTTCAGATTGAACTAGCAGTAGATAACTATAGTGCGTATTGCAGCAAAAGTTTACTAAATTGTTACTTTACAGAAATCCTTGATTAATCGGTCGGCGCTCCTAGTGTTTCCACCCGCCGACTGGCCAGAAAAACTGAAGAAGATATTGCTTGCTAAAGCGCCGCACTGCATGACCAACGTATACACGATGATGTGCGGCGCCTGTTCCCTAGAAAACGCGTACAAGTGCGCGTTCTTCTGGTACCGCGCCAAGCAGCGCGGCAGCAAGCTGGACTTCACGCCTGAAGAATTGAACACCTGCATGGTGAACCAACCGCCGGGGTCGCCGGACTTGGCTGTCATGTCTTTTTgggtacatttttatttatctgTTATCTCACTCTCATGCATGACTGATGAGTCGTAGCATTTTGACAGACACTTTCTCAAGCTCAGGTAGACTCTCAAGAGTAGGTAGAGCTTGTAACCTGCAAATAAATTTATCAATTGCGCGAATTTTCTGATTCTGAAGTTTAGCAGGTTGCtacttataaatcttataatataCCTGGCAGAGCAAGATTTTTCGGTCACAAGATGAATGGATACACATTTAAATAACGTCAGTTAAGAAACTTGATAAAAGGTGTTTGACCGGGATAGTCCATAGGATGCCCCCATTACATGAATTTAGGTAATAGATAGCGTCATAATCATAACTATATCTATTTACTTATCTTTATCAAGCTGTAACATAAAATTTCCACATTTTCCGGCTAGTTTTAAACTTTCAGGGCGCTTTCCACGGTCGCGCCTTCGGAGCCCTGTCTACCACGAGATCGAAATGGATACACAAAATAGATTGTCCGGCCTTCGATTGGCCTGTGGCCCCGTTCCCGCGATACCAGTACCCGCTCCATGAAAACCAACTATACAACCGTCAGGAAGACCAAAGGTAATGCTTTGTCCTTTAGAAATGTTACCTATCCGTGTAATAGTAAACAATGTATTTCCTTTGAGCGCTGGTTAAGACTCCTGAGGTAGCTAAAGATCTCGAGAGTACCTACTTATTGAGTGACTCTAAGGCAGGAGTTGCAAAatagtaagtaggtagtagTGTAAGCTCAGACAACTTTTCAACACAGCAATGTGAAATCTCTCGGTAACATTTGAGGGTTAGACGCATTTACACtatttacaaattttacttCACCGAAACAAATAGGTAAGTAAGTATCATTGACGAATGCCCGTACAAAGATTCGACCAAGAGGCTTCCTGCTTCGTATACAAGGTCAGTTCCTAATAGCTATGTATTAGGAACTTGGCACTTAATAGGAACCATCCTTGGCGTGGCGTATCTACCGTTAAATTTGCTAGTAAATAGTAAACTTCACTTAAATAAGTATATCcgttaatatttcattaggGACAACTATTCGAAATTCTATtctatcattcattcattttttgtAGATAATGTTGCTTAAATTTTACATAGATGCCTGGAGGAAGTGTCGAAAATCTTAGACACGCGACTAAGGTGCTGTAGGCCAGTGGCGGCCATTGTTGTCGAACCGATCCAGTCTGAAGGAGGAGACAACGAAGCGTCCCCCGAGTTCTTTCAGTGCCTTCAGCAAATATGCAAGCAAGTAAGTTATCGTCACACGTAATGCGACTTTGCCGTGTCCCAATAAACTTACTGAGTGTGATTTGATTACATAACACATTACTTTTTTTGCTCATTGCATCTGTCATACtcagacatcgtaacttttccagcaattttgcTGCAGCAATGTCACATTAAAGGAATACATGTGTCCGAAGCCAGCTGAAATtgttattttctcaaacatgcaatgaaatattgtctttacgttccttaaaatgggctgggaagtatcgctttttgggcgcaacaactcgagaggactgtaaagggatttcatattatttttaggcctaggcctgcaaagtaacttttttttataaaatattgtcctttagagcattttttttatttcattgtatgtttgagaaaagcactatacatgcctcggcgtgaaaacggattcccggcctcgtatccctatcccgcttggccggaaatcctcattttcccggcctctgatgtaatgtactattaggaTTAATATCAGTAAAATGAGCGTTAATTAATCATCTACCTATAAACACACATGTatgaattgttttatttttaccatGCTGCACAGAAATCGCTGGAAAAGTTACCGTGTCGGGTCATTCAATGCAATCAGTTTGTCGTTGTTTCTACTAAGAACTTCGGCTCAAACTAAAAAATCACATTCGCCGAGACCAACCACGCACCCTCAGGTTCAATTTATAACTCAATAAGATCAGTGATACTTGGTTGAAATTAGCTTGTGCCTTGCAGATGGGAGTAGCTCTCATCATTGACGAGGTTCAAACGGGGTGCGGGCCGACGGGCAAGATGTGGGGCCATGAGCACTTCAACCTGCCCTCGCCTCCGGACCTAGTCACGTTCAGTAAGAAAATGCTTACGGGCGGTTTCTTCACCACTTCGGAGTTCAAGTAAGTGGTCATGGTCGTATGTATTTACTTACTAATTAGGTATTAACTTTTAAATGACGATCTGTCTGGCCTAGCGCATAGaagccctgcctgctaagccgcggtcctgggttcgaatcccggcaaggcAATCGacctagaaaatattagaaaaatgtCTTGTACCTACGTTTTAGAGTAGGTACGGCACGGTAATTACCGAATAagtagagcgttttcacattatccgatctgatatcggatgtaggaccgatatcccatacattacaggcgccatcttgggcttttttctattgaaatccatccgatatcggatcgaataatgtgaaagcgGACTTACAATATAACCCATATTCAACGAATCCCGTTATTTTTGTTACACCTTGTATGGGaagaaatttagttttaattaattttcaatAGGCCAGCACAGGGTTACAGAATATTCAACACCTGGAGCGGAGACCCCGGAAAACTGATCCTCCTTGACGAAGTATTTCGCGCCATTGAGCATGAGAAGTTGTTAACCACAGTTCAGCAAGCTGgaaaagttttgaaaaatggCTTACATGAACTTGAGAAAGAATTTTCTACCGCGATAATGAGAGTGCGTGGCCGAGGGACGTTTTTAGCATTTTGTTCCCCTACTGCTAAAGTGAGGGATAAAATTAATAACGATTTGAGGAAAAATGGTAAGTTTGTCGCTCTTAAAAGCTTGTACTGAACTGAAGACGTAAGTTAGTGATATCTACTTGTTAAGAAGTGTTACAGACGGCTAAGAGAGTCAGTATTGGTACTGGACCTATAAGATAACGCCGTTTTTGATAGCACAGAATGTGGAACTTTTATTACGACATAATTTCACAGACGTATTTTTAAGGCAAGTGGTCTTTCACTGGCCTTCGAACATATTCGACTGACGTCTGTTCTAGCTGAATGACTAAGAATTAGAATGGACAAGTAGTTAAACGTCTGGAAATATAAATAGCCCTTATGATTAGAATACCCAATAAGCCGAAAGTTATACAAGTTGATTGACATGAACACAGAACGAGTTAGTAGCATAACGTCATGAAATGTCTGAAGTAAAAAAATTAGTATACGTGTGAATTAGAATTTGTTAGTCATATTTAATTATGAAGACGTCACACAATCCAGACGTTTTGCTTCATGGGTATTTTGCGTTGCAAATGTTTTGCTACCGGACCGTTTAGCGTTAATGTCAATTAAGCAATAAAGATATTCGAAGATAAAGAGGTTTTGCTGCTAGCTCATTTTAAGGGGCTACCTTTGAACGCGCCACGCACCGTGCGCCAGTTGCCTGACGGCTCTCGGACGGAGGGGCTGTGCCGCTCGCTGCGCcgagccattttttttcttagaatagagaagcgaaacaaaatgaaattaaattatcattTCATTATTACGAGTGTACATTACATAATTCCTGTTTTAggacaaaaacaaattatttcacaATGTACTATGTGACATGTATTGGCGAATTTTGCCCGTCAGTCGCAAGTAGAATTTGGCCGTGTGGGTTTCATCACCGCTTACGGCTCTCACTGATCAATGCGGTCCTGGTTTCGAGCCCGGGCAGTGGGAtatctttttgtgtttttttttttcaaaaacgatTAGTTTCTACATTATAAAGGTTTTAATATCTCCCGGTTACAATATTTATGGCAAAATTCATTGTTTCGTATTTTCTCGCTGATGAAAATTATTTGAAGCTTCATATATATGTAAAAGTTTATACAAACGTTGcattttatcacaaatattatACAGGAAGCCTGTATAGTTTACATGTGCTGGCTGTGtaaaaaaagcaataaataaatatgaaaatgaatacataattattttatatacataaaatacacACAAGCTAAAATGCATGTGCCTTGTAAACGAGCGCGCAGGCATGGTTAGATTTGGTTAGGTACCCACAGTACCTACTGCGAGCCGGCGCGCGCGCTCGGGTGGGGTCGTTGACCTTGCAACCCCTGCAGGTAGGTTTTAGTTCGCGGCTTCGCGCACATAGCACGAAATGATATAGGTAACAAGGAAAggtgatatataaataaatttgaacTATTCTTTATATTATAACGTGACCATAATACGTACCGTATGCCGCAActaacaaaaatctaaatttgtaGATAGGTGTTCGTAGTTTCCGTTAGAAtaacgaaatattttaaaattatataattattacgatCAAAGATACGGTACCTAGCATAgaattttatcacaaatattattcatttttagttaaaaatattgtgccaaattgtacaggctgtaatttttataacaagtaatatgttaaaaaataatggaacctgaaaatgtaatattatatttcgttaaattttatatagtttcagtttcagtttatttattcaagaacaATTTTTACATCGTGTTTGTTTATACACTTTAATCCTTCCATTCTGTATCCAAAACACTCTTCTCTCACGAGACTATTCAGATGGTACGCGACTGAACTTTGTGCTTCGTCCGCCTCGCCTGTGCGCGCTGTGTGTGTAGGGTGAAGTGGTCGACAgtggttcgttttttttttcaaaggtcATATCTCCGGAACTATTGCCGAGGGAGTGAGTATAAAGAACAAAATTACAGTAAATATAATATAGTTTTAGTAtgtattattgatttaaaaaaaaataatactttcaaacTCAAAGAAACCTAATATGTATTGcactatgttatttttttgcttaCCGTTATCCCATGATTAAATATATTGTACATTGATTCGGTTCGGAGGTGGTGTCACCCCTTTTCCAGGCATTGGATACTGCGAATAATTAcccattttgataattttaagcaATATAAATCATCAAtagaatcaaataaaagtaaggCGTAGATAAAAGCtaataagtaatagttatttgttatacaagggtgcaaagttgaacttggcgagtttttcaacacacgaaaagtaaaatacatttgcacccgtttgtaacacgaaacttttcccctccactatttatagcgaggaaagtacaacgcaaaaaacgtatGTAGAATAGTATAATcattttttataaaagcaaacgTAAAGATatgcaaacaggtatacggtccgcctgatggaaagcgatcaccgtaacccTGTATACATGTATTCGTCATTATGCTAGATACAATTCCTTGAGAAATCTCTTTCAAAACCTTCTATGTTTTGTGCGCGAGCGTTATCATGGATACTCGCAAGCATCCTATCAGTCATTCTGTGAAATATCCAGTACTGGTGTTAGTCGTCGCTCAAATGGTGTACACCGCTTGTTTGTCTTCTAAAagctaaaatataaataagataaaatgTGAAATTCATGGAATGGGCAGATACATAGCGCGCGCAGGCGGACTAAGCACACATGTCAGTGGCGGgatccctttctttcccataaacttattgttcataatttcgttagtcagaagttgttattcacatattttgtggtcataaacatcactagtcataatttttgttacgaataacgtttcatggttctaacaataacaaaccataatattggatatcataatctcaaaagtcataaagttgatgagtataaaattgaaaagtataacaataattattcagaaatattattaggcatatattttgaagccctactgatttttctgcatatagatttaatgtctaaaattcctaaagtatattatatttcagacatacatataattacacagaaaaaaaaatatagtaacccTATTCCTCGGGTAGGTTGTTAGTTTCCTTTGAttccttagagcggaaataggagccccgagtagcggggctccgtctacTCATTGGTGGaactaaattgttttaaaaataacccttttcctcgtgtaggttcgttagttaccttagagcggaaataggaggcccgcgtagcggggctccgtcggtttattggcggaacaaaattgtttcaaaaagtAACCCTTTACCTCGTGTAGTTAGTTTccttttgctagttatattttgtccttaaaagcggatatagaaattgtcaacgtcggctccttggcgagaccaaatggtttaataagtgccatgaaaatttaataaacactgaggaagttagtaagccaaattacaagtttcgaaaatgcagacgaaaaaaacattgcaacattttttatgggaaacaatagaGAACCATTTAATGCTATTAGTGAAGAAACACATGGTTATtaaggttcactattatctggcagaaactttttacgcatatatttgattcgtataatagttcttggcagaagtcatgtttggcagaaacaccttacgcagaatatgctttggcataaatcatttcgcagatttttgtaataccgaatcatctgttgtcataatgttgatgaccataatagtcttctagtcgaacatttgcttttgcagataatatttgtgcataatatttaggtggcacaaagttgcaatttgctatttgatagcgagttggatgtgttggggatgcaagatacctaacactcctcctcgcttcgctcgtcgtcgtacctaacggtgactctggggcagtttttctcttatgatagcgtgtaataattctgctaatgtaatattatgctataagattattatggtacatacaattatgctaaatcaaagtcgaccaaagtaatgttctgtaaaacaatattctgccaaatgtgtcttatgcatggtagtaataatgccaactaaattttctgcaaaattaccattcgactgaaagtgtttctgcgaaacatgttatgcgaagtgtgtttcggactaaaattattctaccagatgagggtaacccggtTATTAATCGTTATGACTTGTGATAAATCCTTAGATCAATTATTCcgaataagtttatttccttcaacattatggatttgtacatctatggactttgattattagggctaataaattttatgactaacaatacttatgactttcaaaaatcagaactacaatttctgacgtttaattttatgactagtgataatatgactaagaaaaattatgacggaaaacgttatggatagtaaaaatcggacttaaaaaattatgggaaccaatagagacccctCAGTGGCGCTTCATTTGAATAGCCTCGTGATAGAGGAGCGTT includes:
- the LOC125227798 gene encoding 4-aminobutyrate aminotransferase, mitochondrial-like codes for the protein MFRIKKVPENVLSVIKLVRSMSVTVPKEPEKPSVKTSVPGPKSLQLLSELNSIQQAQSVQLFGDYDNCTGNYFVDADGNQFLDVFTQISSSPLGYNHPALLAAYANSHALKSLINRSALLVFPPADWPEKLKKILLAKAPHCMTNVYTMMCGACSLENAYKCAFFWYRAKQRGSKLDFTPEELNTCMVNQPPGSPDLAVMSFWGAFHGRAFGALSTTRSKWIHKIDCPAFDWPVAPFPRYQYPLHENQLYNRQEDQRCLEEVSKILDTRLRCCRPVAAIVVEPIQSEGGDNEASPEFFQCLQQICKQMGVALIIDEVQTGCGPTGKMWGHEHFNLPSPPDLVTFSKKMLTGGFFTTSEFKPAQGYRIFNTWSGDPGKLILLDEVFRAIEHEKLLTTVQQAGKVLKNGLHELEKEFSTAIMRVRGRGTFLAFCSPTAKVRDKINNDLRKNGVLGGICGEKSIRLRPALIFKERHANIYLDILRKVLKNL